A region of Desulfuromonas sp. TF DNA encodes the following proteins:
- the rpmA gene encoding 50S ribosomal protein L27, whose translation MAHKKGVGSSRNGRDSAGKRLGVKRFGGQAVTAGSILVRQRGTTIHPGTNVGCGKDYTLYSLIDGVVKFERKGKDKKKVSVYTA comes from the coding sequence ATGGCACACAAAAAAGGCGTCGGTAGCTCCCGGAACGGTCGCGACAGCGCTGGCAAGCGCCTGGGCGTCAAGCGTTTCGGTGGCCAGGCAGTAACCGCTGGTTCGATTCTGGTCCGTCAGCGGGGGACGACCATCCATCCCGGGACCAATGTCGGCTGCGGCAAGGATTATACTCTCTACTCCCTGATCGATGGAGTGGTAAAGTTCGAACGCAAGGGGAAGGACAAGAAGAAGGTGAGTGTTTACACCGCCTGA
- the rplU gene encoding 50S ribosomal protein L21: MYAVIKTGGKQYKVSEGDLVKVEKLEGAVGDTIELGEVLMVGGEEVAIGTPLLPGAKVKAQIVEQGKDKKVLVFRSKRRKGFRKTYGHRQTITRLKITGIEA; encoded by the coding sequence ATGTACGCGGTGATCAAGACCGGAGGAAAACAGTATAAAGTGTCCGAGGGAGACCTGGTGAAGGTCGAAAAGCTTGAAGGCGCGGTGGGTGACACCATCGAGCTTGGCGAGGTCCTCATGGTCGGCGGAGAAGAGGTTGCCATCGGAACACCTCTATTGCCTGGCGCGAAAGTCAAAGCGCAAATCGTGGAACAGGGCAAGGACAAGAAAGTCCTCGTTTTTCGTTCCAAGCGGCGCAAGGGCTTCCGCAAGACCTATGGACACCGTCAGACCATCACCCGCCTGAAGATTACAGGCATCGAGGCTTAA